The following nucleotide sequence is from Streptomyces sp. HUAS CB01.
GCCGTCGTCCGCTCCACCGGGATCCACAGCTCCGCCTCGGCCTCCGACGCGTCCGGCGAGAGCCGGGTGCGCAGGATCTCCGGGCCCGTCCTGCTGCGGTACGGGTTGGACGGGAACCACTGGGTGAAGACGTCACGCCACAGGTACTGGAGCGTCTCCGGGAACCGCCCCGCGTGCTCGAACACGGCCCAGGTGCCGGCCGGCACGGTCAGCGCCGTCATGTCCTCCGGCGTCTCCGCGGCGGTCACGACGCCGTGGTAGTAGTCGAGTTCGCTACCCTCCGCCCTGCTGTCGTCGAGGTTGTCGCTCACCGAGACGAGCCCCCTCGGCTCCTGGTCGGACAGGGCCTCCATACGCTCCAGCGTCTCCCGCCCGATGCCGCGCACGAACGCGACGATGTCCGGGTTCATCCCCTCGTGGACCAGGGGGACCCGGGCCTTCCGGCCCACGACCCGGAACTCGTCCTTCTCCACGATCCGGTACCGCATGCTGCTGCTCCCTTCGACGATCACGCGGAAGGACATCCGGGGCTGGGAGCGCAGCGCCGCTCCG
It contains:
- a CDS encoding AraC family transcriptional regulator, yielding MLERLNQAMEGIEAHLGERSAEPVDVAGLARTALTSEYHFRRMFSALAGMPLSEYVRRRRLTLAGAEVLAGERTLLDIAVRHGYGSGEAFARAFRAVHGVGPAEARRTGAALRSQPRMSFRVIVEGSSSMRYRIVEKDEFRVVGRKARVPLVHEGMNPDIVAFVRGIGRETLERMEALSDQEPRGLVSVSDNLDDSRAEGSELDYYHGVVTAAETPEDMTALTVPAGTWAVFEHAGRFPETLQYLWRDVFTQWFPSNPYRSRTGPEILRTRLSPDASEAEAELWIPVERTTAD